A section of the Apodemus sylvaticus chromosome 10, mApoSyl1.1, whole genome shotgun sequence genome encodes:
- the Ccdc92b gene encoding coiled-coil domain containing 92B, with protein MRAASAGEELFPRPSEARARPGGSLGSAGGAQAWVAMDTVSLEHQIQSVQRHISFLKKEQMALLRDLHLEILRLQKRCSELTHDLEMREVQSHQQEEASRELEGKCRALESQLEARAAANAELRREVAQREALVSALRCSLRSEERRFLEELRRRSHRATVLGTELQKHTEAAAYLSCQLHAARQRLQAPRSGASAAEPRVRRRAQRARRAPEAAAKAPGRDWATWEDADPMPDPALFLYPRRPPRPSARGPRPLQRQEMRDQDALHPVPHQEPRYRGGPHPGPSESPAAAPSAPGDPE; from the exons ATGAGAGCAGCTAGCGCGGGAGAAGAGCTCTTCCCGAGACCCAGCGAGGCCCGGGCCCGGCCCGGTGGCTCTCTCGGGTCCGCAG GTGGGGCCCAGGCCTGGGTTGCCATGGATACCGTGTCCCTGGAGCATCAGATCCAGAGCGTGCAACGCCACATCAGCTTCCTGAAGAAGGAGCAGATGGCCCTGCTTCGAGACCTGCACCTGGAGATCCTGAGGCTGCAGAAACGCTGCTCAG AGCTGACCCACGACCTGGAGATGAGAGAGGTCCAGTCTCACCAGCAAG AGGAGGCGTCCCGTGAACTGGAGGGCAAGTGCCGCGCGCTGGAGTCGCAGCTGGAGGCACGGGCGGCGGCCAACGCGGAGCTGCGGCGGGAGGTGGCGCAGCGGGAGGCGCTGGTGTCCGCGCTGCGCTGCAGCCTGCGCTCGGAGGAGCGCCGCTTTCTGGAGGAGCTGCGCCGCCGCAGCCACCGCGCCACGGTGCTGGGCACCGAGCTGCAGAAGCACACCGAGGCGGCCGCCTACCTCTCCTGCCAGCTGCACGCCGCGCGCCAGAGACTGCAGGCTCCCCGCTCTGGCGCCTCGGCCGCCGAGCCCCGGGTCCGCCGGCGTGCACAACGGGCTCGCCGTGCTCCCGAGGCGGCCGCCAAGGCTCCGGGCCGGGACTGGGCGACCTGGGAAGACGCCGATCCCATGCCGGACCCAGCGCTCTTTCTCTACCCACGGAGGCCGCCGCGGCCCAGCGCCCGTGGCCCTCGCCCTCTGCAACGCCAGGAGATGCGGGACCAAGACGCCCTGCACCCCGTGCCACACCAGGAGCCCCGGTACCGAGGCGGCCCACACCCGGGGCCCAGCGAGAGCCCAGCCGCCGCGCCCAGCGCCCCGGGGGATCCTGAGTAG